In Hevea brasiliensis isolate MT/VB/25A 57/8 chromosome 13, ASM3005281v1, whole genome shotgun sequence, a single genomic region encodes these proteins:
- the LOC110637442 gene encoding ABC transporter G family member 4, which translates to MEIQLSSSPPTSLKTYKLTASSVCYVKSTTITKSIVPFFLFKPCTATPPTYILQDVSFAACPSQILAIVGPSGAGKSSLLDILAARTSPTTGTLLLNSCPINPSSFRKLSAYVPQHDACLPLLTVSETFTFAARLLHPKSSEIANIVDSLLNELNLTHLANARLALGLSGGERRRVSIGLSLLHDPAVLLLDEPTSGLDSKSALNVMQTLKSIATSRHRTVILSIHQPSFKILSTIDKILLLSKGTVIHHGTLSSLQSFLLSNGFTVPPQLNALEYAMEILNQLRESKPCTPSSLLSSPGDNATSPDSDNKARDIRYRSSRLHEIPVLYDRFWKIIYRTRQLLLTNTLEALIVGLVLGTIYINIGFDKQGIEKRFGLFAFTLTFLLSSTTETLPIFINERPIILRETSSGVYRLSSYLVANTLVFLPYLLAIAIIYSVSVYFLVGLCASWKAFAYFVLVIWVIVLMANSFVLFLSSLAPNYIAGTSLVTILLGAFFLFSGYFISQDSMPKYWLFMHFLSMYKYALDALLINEYSCLVNKCFLWYEETNTCMATGGDVLQKRGLHERHRWRNIYILIGFFVFYRVLCLLVLIRRVSRSKI; encoded by the coding sequence ATGGAAATCCAATTATCATCTTCACCACCGACCTCACTTAAGACATATAAATTAACAGCCTCATCAGTCTGCTATGTGAAATCTACTACCATAACTAAAAGCATTGTGCCATTCTTTCTCTTCAAACCCTGCACTGCAACCCCACCAACTTATATTCTTCAGGATGTGTCTTTCGCAGCCTGTCCATCTCAAATCCTTGCCATTGTTGGCCCCAGTGGAGCTGGAAAATCCTCTCTCCTAGACATTTTAGCCGCACGCACTTCCCCAACAACTGGCACTCTCCTCCTCAATTCCTGCCCTATCAACCCTTCCTCGTTTCGCAAGCTCTCAGCTTATGTCCCGCAGCACGATGCATGCCTTCCCTTGCTCACTGTATCTGAAACTTTCACCTTTGCTGCTCGACTTCTCCACCCAAAATCATCCGAAATTGCTAATATTGTGGACTCTCTTCTCAATGAGCTCAACTTAACACACTTGGCCAACGCCCGCTTAGCACTTGGCCTATCAGGCGGTGAACGTAGACGTGTTTCAATAGGGCTGAGCCTCCTCCATGACCCTGCGGTCTTACTTCTCGATGAACCCACTTCTGGCCTTGATAGTAAATCAGCTCTTAATGTGATGCAAACCCTCAAGTCCATTGCTACTTCACGTCACCGCACTGTGATTTTGTCCATTCACCAGCCAAGCTTCAAGATCCTTTCTACTATTGATAAAATACTTCTGTTATCCAAAGGAACTGTCATTCACCATGGAACGCTTTCCTCCCTTCAAAGTTTCTTGCTCTCTAATGGCTTTACTGTCCCTCCGCAGCTCAATGCCCTTGAATATGCCATGGAAATTTTAAATCAGCTCCGGGAGAGTAAACCATGTACACCATCATCGCTCCTTTCATCCCCAGGTGACAATGCCACAAGTCCTGATTCTGATAACAAAGCAAGAGACATCAGATATAGGAGCTCAAGACTCCATGAAATCCCTGTTCTTTATGATAGGTTTTGGAAGATTATTTACAGAACAAGACAGCTTTTATTGACAAATACATTAGAAGCTCTTATTGTGGGTCTTGTTTTAGGAACCATCTACATCAACATTGGATTCGACAAGCAAGGAATTGAAAAGAGGTTTGGACTCTTTGCCTTCACTCTCacctttcttctctcttccacAACTGAAACACTCCCAATCTTCATCAATGAAAGGCCAATTATACTAAGAGAAACTTCAAGCGGGGTTTATAGACTCTCATCTTATCTAGTAGCAAACACTCTTGTCTTCTTGCCATACTTGCTTGCAATCGCTATCATCTATTCTGTCTCGGTTTATTTCTTAGTGGGTCTTTGCGCTTCCTGGAAAGCTTTTGCTTACTTTGTTTTGGTCATATGGGTCATCGTATTGATGGCAAATTCATTTGTTCTGTTCTTGAGCTCTCTTGCTCCAAATTATATAGCTGGAACTTCTCTGGTGACGATACTTCTTGGTGCTTTCTTTCTCTTCTCGGGCTATTTCATTTCACAGGATAGCATGCCCAAGTACTGGCTCTTCATGCACTTTTTATCCATGTATAAGTATGCTCTTGATGCCCTTCTCATCAATGAGTATTCTTGCCTTGTAAATAAGTGTTTCCTGTGGTATGAAGAGACCAATACGTGTATGGCGACAGGAGGCGATGTGTTGCAGAAGAGAGGGCTCCATGAGAGACATAGATGGAGGAACATCTACATTTTGATTGGATTCTTCGTCTTCTATCGTGTGCTTTGTTTGCTAGTCTTGATCAGAAGGGTTTCAAGATCCAAAATATAA
- the LOC110637441 gene encoding late embryogenesis abundant protein At1g64065-like, which yields MAEKKEPSYPLVANEESGSGTEKTKELSKKKRMKCIAFIVAFTIFQTGVILAFVLVVMRFKSPKFRLRSGSFDNDTFQIGTEAAPSFNLTMNTQFGVKNTNFGHFKYEKSTVTFEYRGTFVGMVTVDKARARARSTRKFDAIVLLKTDRVADSFEQLGRDISSGKLPLTSSSNLEGKIHLMKLIKKKKSAQMNCTMNVDIQTRTLQDIVCK from the coding sequence ATGGCAGAGAAGAAGGAACCATCCTATCCCTTGGTAGCCAACGAAGAGTCAGGTTCTGGCACAGAAAAAACGAAAGAGCTGAGCAAAAAGAAGCGCATGAAATGCATAGCCTTTATAGTGGCTTTTACCATCTTCCAAACTGGAGTAATATTGGCATTTGTACTAGTAGTTATGCGTTTCAAGAGTCCCAAATTTAGGTTACGTTCTGGCTCATTTGATAATGATACCTTTCAAATTGGCACAGAGGCAGCTCCTTCCTTCAACTTGACGATGAACACCCAGTTTGGAGTCAAGAACACCAACTTTGGTCACTTTAAGTATGAAAAAAGCACTGTCACATTTGAATATAGAGGCACATTTGTTGGTATGGTTACTGTTGATAAGGCACGAGCCAGGGCTAGATCCACTAGAAAATTCGATGCCATAGTGTTGCTGAAGACGGATAGGGTGGCTGACAGTTTTGAGCAGCTAGGTAGAGACATCAGTTCAGGTAAGTTGCCACTTACTAGCTCCTCCAATTTGGAAGGGAAAATTCACTTGATGAAACTGATCAAGAAGAAGAAATCTGCTCAAATGAATTGCACCATGAACGTTGATATCCAAACAAGAACTCTCCAGGACATCGTCTGCAAGTGA
- the LOC110637399 gene encoding membrane-associated kinase regulator 5 produces MEALYFLKFWRPTTHNKDHRPSNGNSDTTEIKTTVVDADDDFSEEEDSFFELELTVPDFDNNKRKNKNGIPLDKDSNTFDSKEDTLHNSATKASNIEHRFPPPTVSLSPTDLLSKRKILPIEPISKPQSPISLLKSAPRFRVLMFKKSKSMAEHETGKTGEAELKGVFVDTPKNKKPKSKLFTVKFKLKEAANVPIFTRDNSLRKQISDDSSKKFPKEVIQKYLKLIKPLYIKVSKRQSEKPKFTADLSVPSPSFSPATLPSGSPKKEKPGSIPAGIRVVCKHLGKSKSASAATIVRPSTATRRDDSLLLQHDGIQSAILHCKKSFNSSSSIDSSLFSRFASDPLHEKSMASPRISHEEKGIN; encoded by the exons atGGAAGCCCTCTACTTCCTCAAGTTCTGGAGACCCACCACCCACAATAAAGACCACCGACCCTCTAATGGAAACAGTGATACCACCGAGATTAAAACAACCGTGGTCGACGCAGATGATGATTTCAGCGAAGAGGAAGACTCCTTCTTTGAATTGGAGCTTACTGTGCCTGATTTTGACAACAATAAACGCAAAAACAAAAACGGCATCCCACTAGACAAAGATAGCAACACATTTGACTCCAAGGAAGATACTCTCCACAACTCGGCCACCAAAGCCAGCAATATCGAGCACAGATTTCCACCACCAACTGTTTCTCTATCTCCTACTGATCTCCTCTCTAAAAGAAAGATCCTCCCTATTGAACCCATCTCGAAACCTCAGTCTCCCATCTCCCTCCTCAAATCAGCTCCAAGATTTCGAGTCCTTATGTTCAAGAAATCAAAGTCAATGGCAGAGCACGAAACAGGGAAAACGGGGGAAGCAGAGTTGAAGGGCGTTTTTGTCGATACCCCAAAGAACAAAAAGCCAAAAAGCAAGCTTTTCACGGTTAAATTCAAGCTCAAAGAAGCTGCAAATGTTCCTATATTCACAAGGGATAACAGTTTGAGAAAGCAGATCTCAGATGATTCGTCGAAGAAATTCCCTAAGGAAGTGATACAAAAGTACTTGAAGCTAATCAAGCCCCTGTACATCAAAGTTTCCAAAAGGCAAAGCGAGAAGCCGAAATTCACAGCGGACTTATCAGTGCCATCGCCGTCATTTTCTCCGGCAACGCTGCCTTCTGGTTCGCCAAAGAAGGAGAAACCGGGGAGTATTCCAGCAGGGATTCGAGTGGTCTGTAAGCATCTGGGAAAAAGCAAATCTGCTTCGGCGGCGACCATAGTTCGGCCGTCAACGGCTACTAGGAGAGATGATTCGCTGCTTCTGCAGCATGACGGTATCCAAAGCGCCATCCTGCATTGCAAGAAATCTTTCAACTCTTCTAGTTCTATAG ATTCTTCTCTCTTCTCCCGATTTGCAAGTGATCCTTTGCATGAGAAATCTATGGCTTCACCAAGAATTTCCCATGAAGAGAAAGGAATTAATTAG